DNA from Bacteroidales bacterium:
AACTTTTTGATGATAATTTTACAAAACTTTTTGACGATAAGTTAGTAAATCATATTATTTATTTAAAAAACAAGAATTGTTTTTGTGAAATTGGAAAATTATTTCTTCAATTAGGAAATTATTATTACAATATTACGGATTTAAAAAATAGCCTAAAATATTATCATTTATCTTATCAAATATTTAAGAAAGTAAATGATATTTATGGAATATCGAAAGTATTAAATAATATATCTATTATAAATACTGAACTGAAAAATTATAGAGAGGCAGAAAAGTATATAAAAGAGAGCATAGAAATAAAAAAATCTTTAAAAGATACAAATGGATTATCCTCTAATTATTCAAACCTTTCGTCTATATATAATGAAAAAGCAATAGATTATTTTAATAAAAATATTGATTCGGCAAATCACTATAAAAAACTTACTTTATATTTCATTAATTTATCAAAAGAAATTGATAGTATTAGAAAAGACGAATATGGATTAATCACTAATCTTATAAATGAAGCTACTATTTATACAGATTTTAAAGAATATGATAAATCATTAAAGATTTATAATAAACTAGATAAATTATTTCTTAATAATCGACATTATTTCGATTTAAAAATATACTCTAACATAAATAAAGCTGAACTATATAGAGCATTGTATGAAGAAACGGCATTGTCCGAAAATCAAAAAAACAATTATCTTCAAGAATCTAAAAAATTGCTTGAAGAAGCATTAAGTATTAGTACAAAAAATAATTTTCCGTATAATAATAAAGAAATATATAATAATTTATATTTAATTGAACTTGAGCTTAAAAACTATAAAGAGGCTTTAAATTATTATTTATTATGCGATAATATAAAAGATTCTTTATTTAATATAGAAAAAGTTAATTACATAAATAATTTAGAAAAAACTTTTGAATCAAATAGGCAAAAAGAAAAAATTGTAAATTTAGAGAAAGAAAAAAAATGGCTAAAAAACCAAAGGTTTATTATTTATATTTTTATCATAATTTTTGCTGTTTTATCGTCGATTGTAATTTATCAAATCAATAAAAGATTAATAATATCAAAGAAACAAAATAATATTATAAAAGCTCAAAAAGAAAAAATTGAAAATATTTACAATGAGCTTTTAAAGAAGAATGAGATAATTAATCAAAACATAGAATATACAAGACATATTCAAAATTCATTTTTAATTAACGAAAGTATATTAAAGAAAATTTATACCAATGCCTTTATTATTTATATGCCCAAAAATGAATTAAGTGGCGATTTTTACTATTTTAAGGAAAAAAATGGATTACAATATTTAGCATTAGGAGATTGTGCTGGTCATGGTATTCCGGGTGCTGTAATGAGTCTAGTAACTACTACAATTTTAAATCAAATTATTTCTGCAACCCATTTGATTCATCCTAATGAAATTCTAGAAAAGCTCCATTTTGAGCTATTAGCACTACAATGTCAGAGAAGCTATGATTTAACTGAAAGTGTTGAAATATCATTATGCTGTTTTGATAAAATAAATAAAAACGTTTATATTTCAACAACGAATCAAGATTTATATATATTAAAAGATGAAGATTTTTCAGTAATTAATGGCGATATATACAGTATCGGTCAGGTTATTGAAAAGGATTCTCCTACTTTAAAAGTAAAGTTATATCAAATAAAATATAATAATAGATTGAAAATGATATTAGTAACCGATGGATTTTACGATGAATATAATTATTCACAAAAGAAACGATTTGGTAAAGCTCGATTCGAACAGCTTGTAAAAAATATTATTAGCTATCCTCTTTCTGATATTAAACAATCTATTTTAAAAGAATACAGATTATGGAAGGATACTGATAAACAAGTTGATGACATTACAATGATTGGTATTGAGATATAATGCCATCGAATAAATAATATATTTTATCTTAAAAGTTATATAAACATTTTGTTCATTATTTCTTTATGCTTTTATTTTCATTACGACATATTCTTTAGAATATGTAATGGAATTTTGAATCATTTGGTTTATTATTATGAGTCCTTTGCAAGGCTATTAACATGCAAATAGTTGATTATTTACAACTTATTGATATTTTTTATTTTAAATTCCAGAAATAATGCTTAAGTGTTATTTAAAATGCTATTAATAGAGATGTGGTATGATATGAGCGATGTAGAATGCGAAGATTTTGTAAAAGACAGTGTAAGTGCGAGAATTTTTTTAGATTTAGAAATAAATCAACCCATTCCCGATCATAGTACCATCAGCCGTTTTCGTAGTGAATTAGTTCGTAAAAAAGCCTACGATCGTTTACTTCGAAAAATCAATAAACAATTAG
Protein-coding regions in this window:
- a CDS encoding tetratricopeptide repeat protein yields the protein MLILVFNLSNSQDNILNNDTIFVYSTFNRANELKSKNSDSAIYYYIKAFRISLPLYVKNKISKVVLFKSNDEIYNFFQINNLSEKYRKVVSNIFPYLKNDCELYYYFLRFKLFDDNFTKLFDDKLVNHIIYLKNKNCFCEIGKLFLQLGNYYYNITDLKNSLKYYHLSYQIFKKVNDIYGISKVLNNISIINTELKNYREAEKYIKESIEIKKSLKDTNGLSSNYSNLSSIYNEKAIDYFNKNIDSANHYKKLTLYFINLSKEIDSIRKDEYGLITNLINEATIYTDFKEYDKSLKIYNKLDKLFLNNRHYFDLKIYSNINKAELYRALYEETALSENQKNNYLQESKKLLEEALSISTKNNFPYNNKEIYNNLYLIELELKNYKEALNYYLLCDNIKDSLFNIEKVNYINNLEKTFESNRQKEKIVNLEKEKKWLKNQRFIIYIFIIIFAVLSSIVIYQINKRLIISKKQNNIIKAQKEKIENIYNELLKKNEIINQNIEYTRHIQNSFLINESILKKIYTNAFIIYMPKNELSGDFYYFKEKNGLQYLALGDCAGHGIPGAVMSLVTTTILNQIISATHLIHPNEILEKLHFELLALQCQRSYDLTESVEISLCCFDKINKNVYISTTNQDLYILKDEDFSVINGDIYSIGQVIEKDSPTLKVKLYQIKYNNRLKMILVTDGFYDEYNYSQKKRFGKARFEQLVKNIISYPLSDIKQSILKEYRLWKDTDKQVDDITMIGIEI
- a CDS encoding transposase, producing the protein MLFKMLLIEMWYDMSDVECEDFVKDSVSARIFLDLEINQPIPDHSTISRFRSELVRKKAYDRLLRKINKQL